In the genome of Candidatus Methylomirabilota bacterium, one region contains:
- a CDS encoding YgiT-type zinc finger protein: MKCIYCQGEMKVGAAPFHVDRKGYHLLLDAMPAYVCFQCGEAYFESSTVDLIQEAIRRLDDQTARLAKSA, encoded by the coding sequence ATGAAGTGCATTTACTGTCAGGGGGAGATGAAAGTCGGTGCGGCACCATTTCACGTGGATCGCAAGGGGTACCACCTGCTTCTCGACGCCATGCCGGCCTATGTATGTTTCCAATGTGGGGAGGCGTATTTTGAGAGTTCTACGGTTGATCTCATCCAGGAGGCAATCAGGAGACTCGATGACCAAACCGCAAGGCTCGCCAAGTCTGCGTGA